Within the Micromonospora citrea genome, the region CACCGTCGCGGTCACCACGCCGGCGAGGGCGACGACGGCCCCCACCGTGATCCACAGCGCCCGCCGGCGGGGGGACGCCGGCGCGGTCGGGCCGGTGCCGGGCGGCGGCGACACCGGCGCACCGGAGACGGGTACGCCCGGCCACGCCGCCGGCGGCACCCACCCTGCCTGCGGCGGCGCGGGCAGGCCCGGCGGCTGCCCGCCGTGGCCGTCGGGCGCGTGACCCGGCGACCCGTAAGGCACCGGGCTGCCGGCGGGCGCGGCGGCGCCGGGCTGTGCCTGCGCGCCGTACGACATCGGGTGCCCTGCCGGCGCGGCGGCGGGCGACCCGTGGGGCACGGCCGGCGACGGCGCGGCGGTCGGTGTGGCCGACGCTCCCGCCACCAGGGTCGGCGCCAGTGGCGCGGGCAGGGCAGGGGTGACGCCCTCCGGCCAGGCCACGACCATCGGCGTCGGCCCCACCGGCCCCACCGGCCCGGCCGGCTGCTCCGCCTGCGCCTCGGCTGGCTCGGCCTGCGCGACCGGCGGCGACGCCGGCTCTGCCTGGTGCGCCGGCACGGGTGGCGGCGGCTGCTGCGCGGTTGCCCCGCCGGCGCGTCGGGGCAGCGGCAGGTCGGTCAGCGCCCCCTCGGCCACGGGCAGTTCCGGCTGCTCGAGCACGGTCGGCGCCACGCCCAGCTCGGCGTGCAGCAGCCGGGCGACCATCGGCATCCGGGTGGCGCCGCCGACCAGGAACAGGCCGGCGAGCTGCTGCGGGTCGAGGCCGGCGGTGGCGATCACCTCCCGGGTCACCGCCACCGCGCGAGCCAGCAGCGGCGCGGCCACCCGCTCCAGGTCGGCCCGGGAGAGCGTGACGACCGCCTCCACCCCGGGCACGGCCACCGGCGCCGCCGTGACGCGGGACAGCATCTCCTTCGCGCCCCGGACGTTCTCCCACAGCTCGTGCCGCTCCCGCCACTGTGTCGCGGACGACGGGCGGACCAGCCGCTGCCACTGCGCCGGGTGCTCGCCGGCGACCAGCTCGCCCACCCGGCCGAGCAGGGCCGCGTCGACGTCCAGCCCGCCGAGGTCGTCGGCGCCGCCCGCGGCGACCACGCTGAACCCCGAGTCGCCCCACGGGTCGGCGCCCTCGTTGCGAAGCACGGCGACGTCCAGGGTGCCGGCGCCGAAGTCGAACACCGCGATCGCCCCGCCGACCGGCACCGGCCGGCGCAACACCTGCGTGTAGTAGCGGGCGGCGGCGACCGGCTCCCGCAGCAGCCGGGTGCCCGGTGGCGTAGGGCCGGAAAGCGTGTGCTCGGCCGCCGACGGCCACCCGGCGACGGCCAGGGCGTCGGCGAGCACCTGCCGCCGGGCCTCGTCCCACGTCGCCGGGCAGGTGAGCACCGCCTGGGGCAGGAAGCCGACCGCGTCGACGACCGCCCGGGCCACCGCGTGCAGCGTCGCGGCCAGCAGTTCCGCCGGCGGGTACCGGCGGTCGCCGAGCGACACCCCGGGCTCGTCGATGCGCCGCTTCGGGTTGGGCTCGTACCGGCCCGGATCGGTGCGGGCCAGCCGCTGGGCGTCCCGGCCGGCGTGCAGCAGCCCGTCGGCGTCGGCGTACACGCCGGAGGGGATGACCGGCTGACCGTCCACGAGCAGCGGACGGGTGTGCCCGTCGGGCCGGCGCAGCACGGCGACGGTGTGGGACGTGCCGAGGTCGACGCCGAGGGCGTACCCCTCGTGCTGGCCTACCATCTGCCGATACCTCCGCGGGACGAGGGGATGCCCGGCCCGCATCGTACGCAGCCGCCACACCGGCGCCGATCCCGCCCTGACGCGCCCCGGCGGCCGGCTCGACGCCCGCCACGAGATCCGACGACGCCCTGCGGCCCGACGGGTGCTCCCGGCCGCCGGCGTGGCGTCGCCGCCGCCCGCCACGGGGACGTACCAGCCGGCGGGCCGGGTCGACGGGCCGATGGTGCGGCGGCTGCTGGACTCGCCGACCCGGGGCAACCTCGCCGGCGACAGGGCGCTGATCGCGGACATCGAGCGGCAGTACCGGGCAGCCCGTGCCCGGCTGCTGGTCGACCCGACGCTGGACAGGGTGAAGGTGCTGCTCGCGCACGACGTGCCGGGCGCCCGGACCGTGGTGGTGGCCTTCCTGAACGACTCGCACGCGCTGCTGCGCCATGGGGACGGGCCGGCCGGGGCGGCCGTGCCGGAACTGCTGCGAATGACCGGCACCCCCGACGAGCCGCACCCCCTGGAGCCGTACCTCTTCTACGGTCGGCACTGGCCGACGGACGTCGGCTTTCGCCCCGATCTCCTCGTCGGGCTGGCGCCGGCCGGGTGTGTCGTCGAGACCTCCGCCGACGGTCGGATCCAGCGGGACGGACGGGTCGTCCGAAGCTGGCAGGCGGCGGGCACGGACGGGTTCGTCGTGCGCGGCGCGGGCCAGACGGCCGAACGGTGGCGGTTCACCTGCGACGGCGTGGTGCGGTACTCCGCTCCGGCAGGCGGTGGAGGCGTGGTGCGGTACTCCGGTCCGGCAGGCGGTGGACCGGCTGCGGCGGGGCCGACGGCGTCGGCCGTCTCCACCGCCGGCGCGCGCGGCCCGGTGGACGCCACGCTCGCCGCCGACGCGGTGCGCGACCTACGCGGGGAACTCGACAGGCACGGGCTGACCGGATCCGTGCCCCGGGTCGTCTGGGGCGGGCGGTTGCCGGACTGGGTTCCCGGCGCGCCGGAGGCCGTCATGGTGAGTTCCTGCTCGGCCGACGAGGGCTGCGCCCTGCTGCTCAAGACCAGGGCCGGGACGCTGCCGCGATCGGAGCCGGGGTCACCGACCGACTCCTCCGCCGTCGCGGGCAGTCCTGACCTGCTCGTCGTCCCGGTGCCGGGAGAGGCGGCCGGCGTGCTGGTCGTCGGGCCGGAACCGGCGGCGCGCGTCGAGCTGTTCGACGGGAAGGGGCGGACGATCGCCAGCGGCCGGCTCGACAACGGTGCGGGCGCGGTACGCGTCGACCCTCGTCGGGTAGCTCAGGCGAAGGTCTTCGACAAGGGCGGCCGGCCCCTGCGGACCGGGGCCACACCGGGGCTCGACGGCGGCCTCGGCGAGCCGACCGTCTGGGCCCGGTGACGACGGAGCGTCGACCGCGTGTCCGGCTCGACCTCGGTCGACCGGGCACGCGGCTCTCGCCGCCTACGGGGCGATCATGCCGTGAGAGGGCGCCTTCACCGTGCTCATCGCCGCCGTGGCCGTCGAGGCCGCGGCCTTCGCGGTCAGCCAGGCCGTGGCCCTGCGGCAGGCGGGTCCGCGTGGTCTCGCCCAGCGGGCCGTGCGGTGAGTCGAGGGAGGCGGGTCTCCTCGTCGGCCCGTGCCGCCAGCGCGCGCTCCACACCTCGACGCATTCGTCTCGACGCGCCGGGAAGGCGCTGCAGGCGACGCACCTCGTGGGGCGCCAGCTCACGTCGGCCGGCCACCGCGATCGCCGCGGCGTAGGGCCTCGACGTTCGGCGGTCCAGCCGGGCGGCGATCTCCTTCAGGACGTCGAGCAGTACGCCCCGGTCCGCCTGCGGATGCCGGGCGACGAGCCGCAGGAGACGGTTGCGGTCCCACTCGGAGAACGACCCGGCGAGCAGTTCCCTCAGCGCCACCGCGTCCGCGCGGACGTCCTCGGCGACGGCCAGGCGCACGAACGGGTAGGGACTGCGGGCGAGGACGCGCATCCCGGCCGCGTCGACACGCGGGTCTGCGACGACGTCCAGATAGTCCCGGGGCGTCCGCGACCGTGGAAGCAGCGTCTCGACATCCATGACCGCTCCTCACCGCGACCCTCCATGTTGCGCCATGCTCACGGATCGACGCCTGACCGGGGACATCCTCCGCGCGCCGTGACCGGGTCGACAGCGGCCTGATCGAGATCCAGACTGATGTCGATCAGCGGCTGATCCGAGGGAGGAACGCGTGGGTGAACTGGTTGCCGCCACGGACCTGCGCGTCCAGCCGGACCACCACATGTTCGGCATCGGGGACCAGACTGCCGGGTTTGGTGGACGCGCGCCACTACCGGGACGCGGCTGGCTGGGAGTCGGCAGTTCCGCCGTGCTGATCGGGGCCGCCGAAGACCTGGTCTGTCCGGCTCTACGGTTGGAATACTGGGACGGTGAGCCGCCGACCGGCCCACCCGACCACGAAGCGCAGGAGACGACCAGTCTGCTGTTGCCGACGGGCAGGCTCGCGCTCGACGAGATCACCGGCGGGGCCGTTCCGGACGTCTTCGTCCTTCCACCCGGCGTCTACGCGCTCCGGATCACCTGCTGGAACCGGGAGCGGGTCAGACGCGAGTTCGAAGCGCTGTGCCGGGGCGGGCTGGACTGGGACGGACCCGAGTTCGAGGCGGCCCGGGCCGGCCTGGCGGGACAGGAGCGCTACCTGTTCCAGTTCTGGCTCCAGGCGCCCACCTCCGCGCTGCTCGGCTCCACCGGCGTGCTGATCCACCCCGGCTACGACCGCCTCGGGATCACCGACTCCGCCGCCCGGGTCACGCTGATCCCTCCGGCAGAGGCAGAGCCACTCACGGTTGGCCCGTCGAGTGTCCTGATCCCGATGGAGCATCAGCACGGCCGGCCTGCCTTGCGGATGGAGTCGTGGAACGGGCCGCCACCTGCCCCCGGACCCGACCACCCGGGGAAGCAGCTGCGCCTTCACCTTCCGTCCGGCAGGCTGGACCTTCTGCACCTACCGGCGGGGCCGGCGGGAGTCGGAGAGATTTCCGCCGGGATGATCCCACGCATCTTCGACCTGCCGCCCGGTGACTACGAACTCCGCCTGACCAGGCGCGGGTCAGAGCCGGGCGAGGACGCCCGGAAGGAGCGCCAACTGATCCAGTTCTGGCCGATCCGGTGAACCAGTTCGCCGGGCGAGTGCCGGACGCCCGGAGCGGACCTGCTGGGTCAGCTCCGACGCCTGGCGCGATGATCGAGGACCCCGTGGGCGGCCATCAGTGCCAACGCGGCCAGCAACAGCACGGCGGCGATCCAGCGGCCCGGAGTGCGCCACGCGCTGGGCGTGACCTCCGTGAGGTTTCCCAGCGCCAGGAGAACGTAGAGGCCCATGCATGCCGCCCCGGCGGCCCACAGCCGAGGATGACGCAGGACCCGCCCGAAGAGCCGAACCGTCGACGCGCGCCGGCTGTGAATGACCGACCAGGCAGCGCACCCGACCAGGGCGACGGCGGCGCCGGCGAGCAGGATGTCCACGGCCACCGCGCCCGCCTCCGAGGTCGTCACGGCCTCACGGTAGCGGCGTCACCCAAGCCGACCGGAGACAGTCGGTGGCAACGCCGGCGGCCTGGGCCGGAATTCGTGGGGCGGGCGACGGGAATCGAACCCGCACCGTCGGTTCGGGAGAGCGTGCCCGGGTAATCGTGATGCCCGAAGACGCCCGCGGCCAGCAGCAGCGCGCCGTACCTCTCGCGCCCGCTCATGGCCGCCGCACGCCACGGTCACCGGCCCGTGGACGGGCCCAGACGGAACCGGGCCGCAAGGTCATCGACAAGGTCGGTGACGTCACGCGAGCCATCGATGGACACCACCGGCAGGTGTAGCTCGACGGCCTGGCGCCGAACCTCGGCGTCCCACAGTTCGTCGCGAGCCAGTCGCAGAGCGAGTGCTTCGCCGTGGTCGCTGTCTCCCCAGTTCGCTCGGGCCCTCGCGGCGTCGGCGAATCGAGCCCGCAACGCGCGATCCCGAAACTGCGGCGTCGGCAGGAGGAAGGCTGCCTGCTCCGGCCACGCCAGCAGCGGAGCAACCTCGCGGGGCAGAGTTCGGAAATCGTCGACCAGGACCGGACGCCCAGTGCGCATCGCGAGCAGGTCATCGACAACGAACCCGAACGTCTCCCCGTGCAGGCTCGGCATCGATTCGAAGATCTCCTGGGCGCTGCGGCTGTTCCACTTCTGCGCCGGCGGAGCTTGCCGCAATGCCCAGAGGTACGGCTGCTCGTGCGCGGTGCACCGGCTGACGTAGCCGCGCTCCGCGCGGTCGCCGTCGTAGATCAGCACGTCGTAGCGCTCGGCTAGGGCTCGGGCGAGGGTGCTCTTGCCTGACCCGGTGCCCCCGGCGAGCCATCGAACATGCGAAAGGCGGCGAGCCAGGTCTGCACCTTGGTTGTCGGCGACCATGCCACGAGAGACTGCCGACATCGGGGGCAAATGAACAGTCTTGTTCTTTCCTGTGCGGCCGGTGAGGATCAGGAAAGGGCGCTCGGCATGCGGGTGCGGATGCGACGGATCTCTGACGAGGGCCGGGGTTCGGGGCGGAGCCCGAGGTCTCCAACGTCCTGGTCGTTGCTCAGTGTGGCCGGGCGAGTGGGACCGCGAGATCGCCTCGGCCATGCCCCGGCGGATCGCCCGGCAGACCCGAGGCAAGGGCGGCCAGAGCAGCTGTCGGCCCGCAAGATCGAAGCGGGGCGTGGCCGACGGGCCCAGGATCGGGGGGTGCGGCCTCTGACCGGACAGTCACGGCTCGGAGCTGGTAGGAGCTGCTGTTGACCCTTGTTGACCGACCTCACGGGCACGACCGGCTCTCCGTCACCACCGACACCCTGTTCGTGATCGCCGCGGTTGTGCGGCCTACTGGTGCGTCAGCGGCAGATACCGCTCCCGGCCGCTCTGCTCAGTCGTCTGCGTGAACCCGGCCGCCTCCAGGATCGCAGCGAACTTGGCCCGTCTGCGTCGACGAATGGAGACCAAAAATAGGGTGACAGACATCAGCGCCGCCCAGGCGACGGCGGCGACAGCCGCGGCGGCGGTGGGGGACGTCCCTCCTAGCCCGAGCCGCACACCGAGGACCGCGCACAGCACGGTGAGAACGACATAGAGGAGCCACGTTCGCTGCTTGTCGTCGTTCCAGCCCTCGAGGTCGTAGCTGATACGGGCCTTGAACAGTTCCAGCACGTCGGCAGGCACGGGGGGCAGTGCGCCCCCGGTGGAAGCATCCGGGTACTGCACTCGGTTCCGCTCGGCCCTTTCGCGGGCCTGCGGACGGGGGTCGGGTACGAAGAACAGCTGCGGTCCGCTGCGGTGTCGCTGCCGTGTGTCCGTGTACGCGTAACCGAATTGCTCGGCAACAGCGGCCATAAGGGCGAGTGAGCGCAACGTGGCCACCTGCTCGACCTCCACCGGCTGCCCGCCGGCCATCTTCCGCAACATCTTCCGCACGTGCCGCTGTCCCACCAGCGATTCCCCATCACATCGTTGATCCGACTTGCACAGCCTCTCGCCCGGAAAGGCCGGGTCACGTCCGCGCTGGTGGTGTAAGAGACGGCCATCGCGGGATCCGGGTTGATGTTATGCGGCGATCGGGGTGGGCTCGTCCTGGTCGGTGTCGTGTCGGTCGGGCTGGGCAGGGATGAGGCGGGCTTTGGCGAGGAGTTCCAAGCCCATGTAGCGGCGGCCTTCGGTCCACTCGTCGGTCTGCTCGGCCAGGACGGCGCCGACGAGGCGGATGATCGCCGGCCGGTTGGGGAAAATCCCGACGACGTCGGTGCGGCGGCGGATCTCCTTGTTCAGCCGTTCCTGCGGGTTGTTCGACCAGATCTGGCGCCAGATCTCGCGGGGGAAGCCGGTGAAGGCGAGGAGGTCGTCGCGGGCGGTGTCGAGGTGCTCAGCGGCGGTCGGGAACTTCGCCTCGATGGTGGCCACGACCCGCTGGAACTGGGCTCGGACGGCGTCGGCGTCGGGCTGGTCGAAGATCGTCCGCACCAGGGTGGCGATCCACGGCTGTGCGGACTTGGGCACTTTCGTCAGCAGATTCCGCAGGTAGTGGGTCCGGCACCGCTGCCACGACGCCCCGGGCAGGGCGGCGCCGATGGCGGCCACGAGGCCGGCGTGGGCGTCGGAGATGACCAGGCGGACGCCGGTCAGGCCGCGGGCGGTCAACGATCGTAGGAACGCCAGCCAGCCGGCGCCGTCCTCGTCGGAGGCCACATCCACGCCGAGGACTTCGCGTTGGCCGTCGGCGTTGACGCCGACGGCGATCAGGGCGTGGACGTTGACGGTGCGGCCGTGTTCGCGGACCTTCATCGTCAGCGCGTCGGTCCACACGAACGTGTAATGACCTGAGTCGAGGGGCCGGTTGCGGAACGCCTCGACCTGCGCGTCCAGGTGGGCGGCCATCTCCGATACCTGCGACTTCGACAGCTGCCGGATCCCGAGCTGCTCGACCAGCTTCTCCACCCGCCGGGTCGACACCCCGAGCAGGTAGGAGGTGGCCACGACCGAGACCAGGGCCTGCTCGGCCCGCCGGCGATGCGTCAGCAACCAGTCGGGGAAGTAGGAGCCCTGGCGCAGCTTCGGGATCGCCAGGTCGATCGTCCCGGCCCGGGTGTCCCACTCCCGAGGCCGGTAGCCGTTACGGGAGTTCACCCGATCCTCGCTGCGCTGCCCGTAACCGGCGCCGCAGATCGCGTCCGCCTCAGCAGACATCAACGCCTGCGCGAACGTTCTGATCATCGCCTGCAACACGTCCGGCGACGCGCCCTCGATCTGCTCGCGCAGCAGGTCAACAGGGTTCACACTCTCTGAAGCGGCCATCGCGTTCTCTCTTCCTTCTCTGACTTGGTCGTCTTGAAGGATCGACGCGATGGCCGTCTCTCATCTACGCAACACGCCCATCACGGGCAAGTCGTACACAACTTCCCTGGACGCAACCCGAGCGGCGCGGCTACCCGGGCGGCTTACGGCTCACCGCCCCCGGCCTTCGGGCCGGGGGCGGCCTGCCGTGTCGCCGGCTCTCCGCGCGCCTGGACCCCGGTACCCGATGGCAAGCCGCGAAGCGGCGCGGCAGCGATTGCCCGAACCACCACGATGGCGGACTGCCCTCGCAATCGATACGGCCCGGACTCCGTCGTATGGCTCTGTCACGCTCTCGTCATGCCTGAGCGACCAACAGCCCGATGGCTGCGCTATGTCGATGAGCAGACCGCCCAGCTCCAAGCGGGGACTTTGCGGGAGCCGGAGGAAGCCTGGGCCTTGTCCGACTTCCCAAGCTCGCTCATCACCTCGACAGACGCAGCGTTGTCTGACTTCGAGCGGCGCCTGGTGCAGATCGACCCGGAGTCTGACGCCGCCGTCCTCGCTGCGGTGCAGCAAGTCGTCCTCGCTCTCAACGCGGTCAACGAGGACCCGGCAAGCCCCACCTATGACACCGATGGGCGTGAGGATCTCTGTGGGTACATCGACGAGGCGCTGACGAGTGCTGGCGTCGACGTACCAGCACTGGCCGCCAGACACGGCCTACAGCCATGGGAGATCACTGATCGGTGGCGTGACTGGTAGCCAACGCGCTGCGGCGCCCGAGGACGGCCGGAGGCCGCCCGCAGGGCAAGCCGCAGGCGCGTTGCGCCGCGCGAGCGCGGCGCCTTGATCCTAATGAGAACGTTTCGGCAGTGGCGTCGCTTGCAGAATCTCGCCGAGATCTCGCTCACGCTCTGCAGCACGTCCGCTGGCGTCCATGTAGGTCGGCCGCCTCGGGCCATCATCCGCGCGTGTGCCGTGCGCGACTGTCCTCGTCCGCGCCGGTTACTGTCAGCGTTGCTGTCGAAGGACCGCTTCCGTAGCAAGGAACGATCTCACGTCGGTACGCTGCGAGGTTGCCGGTTCCGAATGGTCCATAAAGTCCGGCAGCATCCACAGGCATCCCTTACTGCGCTCAGCCGTCATCCCCAGTGGTCACCTAGGCCAAAGAGCGTCAGCTGTTGAAGTGACACTCAGGTCTGCTCTCCATTCATCAGAACTCGCACATTCGACCTTGGTCGAATTGAGCCCGACACGAAGGACGGCACCCAGGCCAGATCATGTCCAAGAGTGTCCCTTACTTCAAGAGATCTACCTATTGAATCGACGACCAGAAGGTCTAGTTCATCGAGTTGCGGAAGGTTCAACAGAGTCTGTTTAATCCCGGTGGTTAAGCCAAAGTACGGGTAGTCCCCACCGTCCGAAGATATCCGTCGCCGAAGTTCATCCCGGACAGCTACCACTCGCAGGACACGCAGGGCCGAAAGACTCTGCAGGAGAATCAGCTCCTCGCGATTCGGCCAGCCCGTTAACGTGATCTCTTCCACCTGAGTAAGATCACTGAAACTTGACAACGATGGCCTTTTCCAGCTCAGGGAGTGCTGAGGCTCGCGCGAGAGCCGCCCGCTGTAGGCGTCCTCAAAGAGCCGTATCAACGACGCCGAGGAGAGTACTGCCAGAGATCTGAGTGATGGAATCCCCGGAACTACATCGACTAAACCCTTAGCCAAGTATGACGCGTCGATAGTCAACTTCCGCAAGGCCACAAATGACGGGAGGACATCAATGTAAGCTGGCCCAGCTGAATTGGGATCGCGTCCAGAGAAGCCTAGAAGCGTAAGTTCTCGTAGGAGGACTCCGATCATCGGCCTAAGGCCTCCACGCACTGAGGCATAACAGAGGCTCAGCCTCTCCACGTCACCTTGGCTTAGTGGCTCAAGGCTCGCCAGTTCACAATTCGTCAAAGCAACTTGCTCTAGGAATTGGTTCGAACCGAGGGGTTCTAGGGAACCGTTATGGTTCTCGACCGCTAGCCGTCGTAAGCCTTCGATGTGGACGACTGCACCTAACTGCTCCTCACCGCGAGCCACCACCGTCACGTCGTCAAGCTTCATGCCTGCAAGAACCGTGCGCGCGTAGTCGTCTGCAGGAACCTGCGGCCAAAATGAAGCAAGCCTAGACCTTACAACCTGTCGCGGGCAGCCCGCAATGCGGGCCAAGACGGGCAGCGTTTCCTCTGGGTCGAATCTGTTGATCAACTGCAGCAGGTACAGGCCCTGATCATCGTTTAGGTTTGTCGGATCAGGAATCAGGTCGAGAACTATGTCCCCTGCCTGCGCCAGCTGGTCGGCTTCAAATCGAGTTCGTGGGGGAACAAGCCGACCTACCTTCTCTCTTACCGATTCTGCAAGTGCTGGGTCTAGCGCTCCCGGGTGTCCTAGGCATGCTGCGGCGACTAGAATTCGGCGGTTACGTTCTTCAAGATCGAATTCGTCACCGACAAACTCAAGTAAGCCTCTGACGATCCGCTCCCTTTCGTCCCGACGGCCATGACCGACGGCCATGACAACTACTTCTCGCCAAGAATCCTCATGAGCATGTCTGATTAAGTAATCGATGTCGCCATCATCGAGTATTGCTTGAGCCGCCAAATACTCTTGAAACGTTTTATGCAGAAAGTCAATACGGCCCTTGACAGGCTCTCGCAACACTCCAGAACGCATTAGCAGGTGATCGAAGACCTCCTTTGGCGTGGCCGTGACGTGGGACATAGCCTTCATGTAGTTGCGTAGCCGGCGCATGGCTTCACTTCGGTCCGCGTCTGACCTTCCGTTTCGAACCAGCCAATACGCTAGCTGCGCCAGGAGTGCCTCTTGGTCGTTCTGCGACAGAGGCGGACCATCAATGGTTATTTCTTTGGCCTCGTCGCGTCTAACGAGCAACATCTCCAACGCCGCACGGTAGAGACCAATCCTGTCTCGCGGAAGCTGCCGGTACCGATCGAGGTGAAGCGCACAGGTTAGCGCACACAATAGGGGATTGGTGGCGAGTCGGCGCAGGTCTCGCCGCTGCGCCAACTTATCCAAGAGGTCTTCCTCGTACTTCTTTAGAACCTCACGTTCGCCACCATCCTTACGCATGGACGCCATTGCTGCGTGCCATTGCTTCACAAACGCCCTAACGTCCGCCGATCCCATGGGCAGCAACAGGAAAGTCCGAAAATCGTCAGGCACCAAAATGGTTGCGTCGGCGGCTGGCGGACGCGATGTTATAACGTACCGTGCATCTTCGTACGTCACTACCAAATCGTGGAGCCAGAGCCATACTTCGTTCCGCTTAGCAGCTGGTAGCTCATCCACCCCATCTATAAGAACAAGCGCACGTCCCGATCGGAGCGTTCGCTGCACCCAGTTATGGGGCGCTTCGCTAGATAGCGCCGGGGCAATTTCCTTGATGAAATGCTCTGGACTCGGAAGATCCTTAAGCCCGTATCGCCTCAGGGGTATGAAAAAGGGGACGGCTCCTAGCCATCCATGCGGCCTCTCCCCGTCCGGCTTCACCGAGTTAATGGCAAGCCATTGAAGGAGTGTGGTTTTCCCGGATCCCGCCTCGCCGCGAATTAAAACTCGGTTCGTATCAGCGAGCGCTTCGTGAACTCTAAGCCGTTGGGCCGTCGCGAGATCAAGTTGTGGACTGCCTTTACCTTTCCGGCCACCGGCCTCGGGCGTCGCAGAGAGGCTGAGATATGCGGTGCTCAGCGGGTAGGTGTGGTTCTCTTGAAGCGTTACGCCAAAGAGTTGCAGCGAGTCGAGCTTTCTTCGGACCAGATCTCCATACTTCTTCTCGAATTCTCGATCGTCCTGCGTTAGATGGGCTCGATCGAGAGCGTCGACACTTTCCTGTATCGCTGCGGTACGCTGGACGAGTTCCACCTCTACACGCCTAGAGAATTCTGGACGCTGCGTTATGAACTCTATTATCTGCCGGCATGATTCATCCAAGAACCTGTAGTATGCGACCGTGGCAGCGCCACTCAAGGCAACTTTCTGCGGCCTCTCAGGGTCCGCGTCTAACGCCAGCCTAAGTAGGTGCTCATATCGCAGATCCATTGCGATTGCTGTTGTGACGGTAATCGGGGCGGTAGCCTTTAGGGTTGCTGCAACGGCAGCTAAGGCGGTAGTCCATTCGTCTTCGGCAAGATTCCTGAACTCGGCCCGCCTCATTCCCTCTAAACGGTGGGCTAGGCGCTCCAGTAGAACGTCTACATGTTTGCGGGACAGCGACCGCTCAGTCCTCTTCCCCGGGATCCTGAACCGGCTTTCCAGACGGATCGGATCATTTACGAGTCCGGCTCCCTGAGGTGGCTGCTCGATCAGCGACTTGACGAGCCAGTTGATTGCTGGCCCCAGCATGCGAGCCGCCTCGGCGAACACCGCGGCCTCCTTCAAGCGGTCTAGATCCACAAAAACAACCCTGGCTGCGGCGTAGCACTAGACCACCCGCTGGACGAACATGAGGTTCTATCGCAGCACACATGGGCAAGCGGCGCCAGACCGCTCTTGCTTACATCCCGTTCGCCGTCGAACCGGCCTTCAAGGGGAGCGGGCCACCGGCCGGGGGCCGCCATGTCAAGCGCACCTTGACGTACGCAGGGGCGACGGCCGCTTCGGCTGGTGGCGCGCTCGGCTTGCCCGGCTCGATGGCATCCCGGAGCCGGAGCGCCCCATCGGAGGCGTCGTGACCCGCAACCCCCACGACCGCCCGCAGCTCGCCGATGCTTGCCCGGCCGGCTGGCGGCGCATCACCCTCACGATTGAAAGTCATGTCGTCTAGCGGCGGACCATCGCTCTTACCCGCCTCGTGTCAGCCGACGGAAGTTGTTCGCGCGGTCCGCGTGGAGCGACAGCGGAGCGTCGGACGCGACCAGGTGGCGGCGCGTGCGAACCCGTTTGGAGAATCTGAACTAAGGCGTGTTTCAGAAGTCGTGGTGGCCGGTGAGGGTCACGGCGTGGCGGTGATCGACAACTGAAGAGGTCTCCGGTATCTGG harbors:
- a CDS encoding IS256 family transposase; translated protein: MAASESVNPVDLLREQIEGASPDVLQAMIRTFAQALMSAEADAICGAGYGQRSEDRVNSRNGYRPREWDTRAGTIDLAIPKLRQGSYFPDWLLTHRRRAEQALVSVVATSYLLGVSTRRVEKLVEQLGIRQLSKSQVSEMAAHLDAQVEAFRNRPLDSGHYTFVWTDALTMKVREHGRTVNVHALIAVGVNADGQREVLGVDVASDEDGAGWLAFLRSLTARGLTGVRLVISDAHAGLVAAIGAALPGASWQRCRTHYLRNLLTKVPKSAQPWIATLVRTIFDQPDADAVRAQFQRVVATIEAKFPTAAEHLDTARDDLLAFTGFPREIWRQIWSNNPQERLNKEIRRRTDVVGIFPNRPAIIRLVGAVLAEQTDEWTEGRRYMGLELLAKARLIPAQPDRHDTDQDEPTPIAA
- a CDS encoding Hsp70 family protein, with translation MVGQHEGYALGVDLGTSHTVAVLRRPDGHTRPLLVDGQPVIPSGVYADADGLLHAGRDAQRLARTDPGRYEPNPKRRIDEPGVSLGDRRYPPAELLAATLHAVARAVVDAVGFLPQAVLTCPATWDEARRQVLADALAVAGWPSAAEHTLSGPTPPGTRLLREPVAAARYYTQVLRRPVPVGGAIAVFDFGAGTLDVAVLRNEGADPWGDSGFSVVAAGGADDLGGLDVDAALLGRVGELVAGEHPAQWQRLVRPSSATQWRERHELWENVRGAKEMLSRVTAAPVAVPGVEAVVTLSRADLERVAAPLLARAVAVTREVIATAGLDPQQLAGLFLVGGATRMPMVARLLHAELGVAPTVLEQPELPVAEGALTDLPLPRRAGGATAQQPPPPVPAHQAEPASPPVAQAEPAEAQAEQPAGPVGPVGPTPMVVAWPEGVTPALPAPLAPTLVAGASATPTAAPSPAVPHGSPAAAPAGHPMSYGAQAQPGAAAPAGSPVPYGSPGHAPDGHGGQPPGLPAPPQAGWVPPAAWPGVPVSGAPVSPPPGTGPTAPASPRRRALWITVGAVVALAGVVTATVLYLTRDRYPALEFRTSVEVVERVAAGADRPTAMFTAVLGDRAYLAYPLDDGRLEVTAVDAGTGAQKWRKQTVASAERWDRIVALPGAVAVVADAIGDDTPRDLVLLDGASGEQRWRRSIRGDDDVLFGEGVAVLVDRAGKRLVGLRLADGGEVWARDSPRDEYGGARTSVHPVTTEKALGGPAFVDGSPRDPWRGEVRRIVQVGADRSVRILDMGSGRVVHGRAGVADHDDLVVAHEDRVYVARDEANYQLLAYDLSTDAQPRVLHTAAGDRKRPKALVPCGEHRACLLETTAGDDESTEVVAATEKKAARWPAPGATSLVPLGEHLLVRRTSPESTSTLFDPEGRAVLRDRPGVAVRLDAGNLLVFADPPSPAEDDRSVAGVAAGSGAVAELGQLEDVRSETCSWNTSVIACGAGRDFVLHRFADS